One window of the Candidatus Bathyarchaeota archaeon genome contains the following:
- the sat gene encoding sulfate adenylyltransferase, whose translation MPKPHGGKLINRVLKGKEKKEALETAKRLEKIEVSDAVASDVENIAKGVFSPLEGFMIQEELEAVLHLMRLPSDLAWTIPVLLDVSKSKAERFNEGDELVLHFNGEPLALMHLDEKYSFDKDELANHTFGTLDLAHPGVAMVKTLEGVFLGGKVDLINEPKGSYDQYKLEPLETRVLFEEKGWKTLVGFQTRNPPHLGHEYVQKTALAFVDGVFINPVIGKKKKGDFKDAVILEAYNALMKSYYLKESVVMSILPFEMRYAGPREAIFHAIVRKNFGCTHFIVGRDHAGVGKFYGPYDAQKIFDEFPDLGISPLFFKSFFYCKRCSAVTNEKACPHGEEDHINFSGTKIRKMLSEGQIPPKELMRPEVAEVIARYPNPFVE comes from the coding sequence CTGCCGAAACCCCATGGAGGCAAGCTAATAAACAGAGTGCTAAAAGGCAAAGAAAAGAAAGAAGCGTTAGAAACGGCGAAGAGATTAGAGAAAATCGAAGTTTCTGACGCGGTTGCCAGCGATGTCGAAAACATTGCCAAAGGAGTTTTTAGCCCCCTTGAAGGCTTTATGATTCAAGAAGAACTTGAAGCCGTACTGCATTTGATGCGGCTTCCCAGCGACCTAGCTTGGACAATTCCCGTTCTACTTGACGTTTCTAAGAGCAAGGCTGAGAGGTTCAATGAGGGTGACGAGCTTGTACTACACTTCAATGGTGAACCTCTGGCGCTGATGCATCTGGATGAGAAATACAGTTTTGACAAAGATGAACTGGCAAACCACACTTTTGGCACGCTAGATTTGGCTCATCCTGGAGTGGCGATGGTTAAAACTTTAGAAGGCGTTTTTCTCGGAGGCAAAGTCGACTTAATCAACGAACCAAAGGGATCCTATGACCAGTACAAGCTGGAACCTTTGGAGACAAGAGTGTTATTTGAAGAGAAAGGTTGGAAAACCCTAGTAGGATTTCAAACACGGAATCCGCCGCATCTTGGACACGAATACGTGCAAAAGACTGCCCTTGCTTTTGTTGACGGCGTTTTCATAAACCCTGTAATTGGTAAGAAGAAGAAAGGCGATTTCAAAGATGCGGTTATTCTCGAAGCCTATAATGCTTTGATGAAAAGCTACTACCTTAAAGAGTCGGTAGTAATGTCTATTCTGCCCTTCGAAATGCGCTACGCAGGTCCAAGAGAAGCCATCTTCCACGCCATTGTCAGAAAAAATTTTGGCTGCACCCACTTTATTGTCGGTAGAGATCATGCTGGAGTGGGCAAATTTTATGGTCCTTATGACGCTCAAAAAATCTTTGACGAGTTTCCAGACCTCGGCATTTCCCCACTGTTCTTCAAATCCTTCTTCTATTGCAAACGATGTAGCGCTGTCACAAATGAAAAAGCTTGCCCCCACGGCGAAGAAGACCACATTAATTTTAGCGGAACAAAGATACGGAAAATGCTTTCTGAAGGACAAATTCCGCCGAAAGAGTTGATGCGTCCTGAAGTTGCTGAAGTGATTGCGAGGTACCCAAATCCATTTGTTGAATAG
- a CDS encoding CopG family transcriptional regulator, whose protein sequence is MSKKEKSEERKKFTTVSIPIPLFKKVEERIRDTGFTSVSSYVAYVLREIIAEEEKEEEPFSEEDKERVKERLRALGYID, encoded by the coding sequence ATGTCCAAAAAAGAAAAATCCGAAGAAAGAAAGAAATTCACCACAGTCTCCATTCCAATACCCCTCTTCAAAAAAGTCGAAGAAAGAATCAGAGACACAGGCTTCACGTCAGTTTCAAGCTACGTCGCCTATGTGCTGCGAGAAATAATAGCAGAAGAGGAAAAAGAGGAAGAACCCTTTAGCGAAGAAGACAAAGAGAGAGTCAAGGAAAGACTGAGAGCATTAGGCTACATAGACTAG
- a CDS encoding alkaline phosphatase family protein, translating to MKVLILGFDGASPKLIDKWNDFLPTFKMFKQRGIFGQTIPPVPAQTPVAWTTFMTGKNPGKHGIFSFAMRKARTYEREIIHPAMLKSETFWRILSDNGKKVGVINVPMSDVENLNGFVIPGFLSKTEGTPYPDSVKTKVQRNLGIERLVGDVETEILKSVKSEPDLFFESVNQVTDQTAQISQYLFQEENWDFFITVFMGTDRIQHFFWKYVDPTHQTYEKNRFTQLVKEYYIKIDGIVKSFLDHIDENTLMIVLSDHGFCPVHKEVFVNNYLEELGFLKTRNEKIDLENSKAVSYGYGDIWLNVEDREPHGLLKLGEEYETTRNAIIEGLRNLRVNGENPFKDVKKREEIYWGSYLDNGPDLLAIFKPGWQAARRPAIIRKQPSGIYVNEEPRWSGGHDGAHDPVDVPGIFGLIGEGITNQRNLKVNLWDLAPTILQLMNVPVPANMDGKPLRL from the coding sequence TTGAAAGTCCTTATTTTAGGATTTGATGGGGCATCGCCAAAACTAATTGATAAATGGAACGACTTTCTACCCACATTCAAGATGTTCAAACAAAGGGGCATCTTCGGTCAAACAATACCACCAGTTCCTGCTCAAACGCCGGTGGCATGGACGACGTTCATGACAGGAAAGAACCCAGGTAAACACGGAATCTTCAGCTTCGCCATGAGAAAAGCAAGAACCTACGAGAGAGAGATAATCCACCCGGCAATGCTAAAGTCAGAAACCTTTTGGCGCATCTTAAGCGACAACGGTAAAAAAGTGGGGGTTATAAATGTTCCAATGAGCGACGTCGAAAACCTAAATGGCTTTGTCATTCCAGGCTTCCTATCAAAAACCGAAGGTACTCCATACCCTGACAGCGTTAAAACCAAAGTTCAACGAAATCTTGGAATTGAAAGACTTGTTGGAGATGTTGAAACAGAAATTCTTAAATCGGTGAAAAGTGAGCCAGACTTGTTTTTTGAAAGCGTCAACCAAGTAACAGACCAAACAGCCCAAATTTCCCAATACTTATTTCAGGAAGAAAATTGGGATTTCTTCATAACAGTCTTTATGGGAACAGATAGAATTCAACACTTTTTCTGGAAATACGTCGATCCAACTCATCAAACATACGAAAAGAACCGATTCACTCAGCTTGTGAAAGAATACTACATTAAAATCGACGGGATTGTTAAGAGTTTCCTAGACCATATTGACGAAAATACGCTGATGATTGTCCTTTCCGATCATGGATTCTGTCCAGTCCACAAAGAAGTTTTCGTAAACAACTACCTAGAAGAACTAGGCTTTCTGAAAACAAGAAACGAGAAAATCGACTTGGAAAACAGCAAGGCAGTTTCATACGGATACGGGGACATATGGCTAAACGTAGAAGACAGAGAACCCCACGGCCTGCTAAAGCTAGGCGAGGAATATGAGACAACACGAAACGCAATAATCGAGGGACTTAGAAACCTTAGAGTTAATGGGGAAAACCCCTTCAAGGATGTGAAAAAGAGGGAAGAGATTTACTGGGGAAGCTACTTAGACAATGGCCCAGACCTACTGGCAATCTTTAAACCAGGTTGGCAAGCCGCCAGACGCCCAGCGATTATTAGAAAGCAACCCTCAGGGATATATGTAAATGAAGAACCTCGGTGGAGCGGAGGTCACGATGGAGCCCACGACCCTGTTGATGTTCCCGGAATATTTGGCCTAATAGGAGAAGGAATAACAAACCAGCGGAATCTAAAGGTTAACCTCTGGGACCTAGCGCCAACAATCCTTCAACTAATGAATGTCCCAGTTCCTGCAAACATGGACGGCAAACCTCTACGATTATGA
- a CDS encoding GNAT family N-acetyltransferase — MIIEDKGKAIAVAPLMYSKYNFLHFGNLRKIEFIGSPQSDYNNFIFLEKEQECLKLFWDYLTDKHADWNFVELGDIPESATFVSLLRTMSTEELSGVHLDEVITFSCPYIDLPISIEMFLQRLSGNMRRNLRRRKKRLSEKYRVEVKTHSDFSSIEEAMDAFYELHQKRWETQDLPGVFAEKKLRDFHYDIARHFSKKEWLSLYILTADDLPIAAIYSFNYKQKKYEYLTGFDPEYSKYGVANLLRMHVVEECIRKGLKEYDLMRGDETYKISWNAKSRKNLEFRLIRKGLFPRIYGWITKSVTATLLAQKLGKSLTLRQ, encoded by the coding sequence TTGATTATCGAAGACAAAGGGAAAGCTATAGCTGTTGCCCCACTCATGTATTCCAAATACAATTTTCTTCATTTTGGCAATTTAAGAAAGATAGAGTTCATCGGAAGCCCCCAATCCGATTACAACAATTTCATTTTCCTTGAGAAAGAACAAGAATGCTTGAAACTCTTTTGGGATTATCTGACAGATAAACATGCCGACTGGAATTTTGTAGAACTGGGAGATATTCCTGAGAGCGCTACGTTCGTCAGTTTACTGCGAACGATGTCCACTGAAGAGCTATCTGGGGTTCATTTAGACGAGGTAATAACTTTCTCGTGCCCTTATATTGATCTTCCCATTTCGATTGAAATGTTTCTACAAAGATTAAGCGGAAACATGCGAAGAAATTTGCGCAGAAGAAAGAAGCGTCTAAGCGAGAAATATCGAGTTGAGGTTAAGACACATAGCGATTTTAGTTCAATTGAAGAAGCTATGGACGCATTTTACGAGTTACATCAAAAAAGATGGGAAACTCAAGACCTGCCTGGAGTATTTGCGGAAAAAAAGCTTCGCGACTTCCATTATGACATAGCCCGCCACTTTTCTAAAAAGGAATGGTTAAGCCTATACATTTTAACCGCAGATGACTTGCCTATCGCGGCGATATATTCTTTTAATTACAAACAGAAGAAATACGAGTATCTCACGGGATTTGATCCAGAATATTCCAAATATGGAGTTGCAAATCTGTTGAGGATGCACGTTGTTGAAGAATGTATTCGTAAAGGGTTAAAAGAATATGATCTAATGAGGGGCGATGAAACATACAAAATTTCTTGGAATGCCAAAAGCAGGAAAAATCTTGAATTTCGACTTATCCGCAAAGGCCTTTTTCCCAGAATATACGGTTGGATAACGAAAAGTGTTACCGCTACACTTTTAGCGCAAAAGTTGGGTAAATCCTTAACCCTTAGACAATAG